In the genome of Mucisphaera calidilacus, one region contains:
- a CDS encoding Gfo/Idh/MocA family protein, with product MRIGVIGLGRSGYNIHCQNLATISDHFTIAAVSDPNAERCAEAREAYGCAVYAGVDELIADPSLEVVAVASPNLLHEEQACAAMEAGKHAVVEKPLSLSTEGADRMIACAGSAGRVLAPFQNRRFEAHLRKVREVIDSGVLGRIIQIRIDWSGFTRRWDWQTLRSRGGGNLHNHGVHLLDHALELFGEGTPEVFIDTQRALTLGDAEDHVKLILRGEGRPTIDIESSSCCAYPMKRWHVWGTAGGLVGTDRELEWRYVDWSTMPERAVDDGPAEGRVYQNEVYDWQTGRWEDPKTDPDVAVLFYLNLYEVLRNGAELVVTPESVRRQMHVLDQCHEQMGI from the coding sequence GTGCGGATCGGTGTGATCGGTCTTGGGCGTAGCGGCTACAACATTCACTGCCAGAACCTGGCGACGATTTCGGATCATTTCACGATCGCGGCGGTGTCGGACCCGAACGCGGAGCGTTGTGCCGAGGCGCGTGAGGCTTACGGCTGCGCGGTTTACGCGGGCGTGGACGAACTGATCGCGGATCCGTCGCTGGAGGTGGTGGCGGTGGCGTCGCCTAATCTGCTTCACGAGGAGCAGGCGTGTGCGGCGATGGAGGCGGGCAAGCACGCGGTGGTGGAGAAGCCGTTGTCGTTGTCGACGGAGGGTGCGGACCGGATGATCGCGTGTGCGGGGTCGGCGGGCCGGGTGCTGGCGCCGTTTCAGAATCGTCGTTTTGAGGCGCATCTTCGGAAGGTGCGTGAGGTGATCGATTCGGGGGTGTTGGGTCGGATCATTCAGATCCGGATTGACTGGAGCGGTTTCACGCGTCGCTGGGACTGGCAGACGCTACGTTCGCGTGGCGGCGGGAATCTGCACAACCACGGCGTGCACCTGCTGGACCATGCGTTGGAGTTGTTTGGTGAGGGCACGCCTGAGGTGTTTATTGACACGCAGCGTGCTTTGACGCTGGGCGATGCCGAGGATCACGTGAAGTTGATTCTGCGTGGAGAGGGTCGCCCGACGATTGACATCGAGTCGTCGAGTTGCTGCGCGTACCCCATGAAGCGATGGCACGTGTGGGGGACGGCGGGTGGTCTGGTGGGGACGGACCGCGAGCTTGAGTGGAGGTATGTGGACTGGTCGACGATGCCTGAGCGTGCGGTGGACGACGGTCCGGCGGAGGGTCGTGTTTATCAGAACGAGGTGTACGACTGGCAGACGGGTCGGTGGGAGGACCCGAAGACGGACCCGGACGTGGCGGTGCTGTTCTATCTGAATCTGTATGAAGTGTTGCGGAACGGGGCGGAGTTGGTGGTGACGCCTGAGAGCGTGCGTCGGCAGATGCATGTTCTGGATCAGTGCCACGAGCAGATGGGGATCTGA